One part of the Strigops habroptila isolate Jane chromosome 23, bStrHab1.2.pri, whole genome shotgun sequence genome encodes these proteins:
- the FMNL3 gene encoding formin-like protein 3 isoform X4 has product MGNVESADGEALPRGPGTAAAASGGPGLLAPGKMPMPEPCELEERFALVLSSMNLPPDKARLLRQYDNEKKWDLICDQERFQVKSPPHAYIQKLRSFLEPGVTRKKFRRRVQESTKVLRELEISLRTNHIGWVREFLNDENKGLDVLVNYLSFAQCAVIYGTLPSRRALKNSRLVSQKDDVHLCIMCLRAIMNYQYGFNLVMSHPHAVNEIALSLNNKNPRMKALVLELLAAVCLVRGGHEIILAAFDNFKEVCKEKHRFERLMDYFRNEDSSIDFMVACMQFINIVVHSVEDMNFRVHLQYEFTKLGLEEFLQKSRHTESEKLQVQIQAYLDNVFDVGGLLEDAETKNVALEKVEELEEHLSHLTEKLLDLENENMMRVAELEKQLLQREKELEVVKETYEHTSHQVHTLRRLIQEKDEAFRRRYGSEPPPGPGAEAPPQPQPEPPGDTPRVPVLPPAEPAPPPPPPAPPLPPPAPPLPGKCPPAPPLPGASPSIALTVGLSAIRIKKPIKTKFRLPVFNWTALKPNQISGTVFSELDDERVLEDLDLERFEELFKTKAQGPALDLVCAKSKGAQKAASKVTLLEANRAKNLAITLRKAGRGAEEICRAIHTFDLATLPVDFVECLMRFLPTEAEAKALRQYERERKPLEELADEDRFMLHFSKVERLPQRMAIMAFLGNFTDNLQMLTPQLNAIIAASASVKSSQKLKHMLEIILALGNYMNSSKRGAVYGFKLQSLDLLLDTKSTDRKMTLLHFIALTVREKYPELATFWQELHFVEKAAAVSLENVLLDVKELGRGMELLRRECGLHEHSVLRGFLASSEGKLERLQRDARTAEDAYNTVVRYFGESPKTTPPSVFFPVFVRFIRSYKDAEQENETRKKQEEVMREKLLAQEAKKQEKRNKWQQQELIAELRRRQAKDHRPVYEGKDGTIEDIITALKSVPFTARTAKRGSRFFCDPTHHDESNC; this is encoded by the exons ATGGGGAACGTGGAGAGCGCGGACGGGGAGGCGCTGCCCCGGGGACCGGGAACGGCGGCGGCGGCCTCGGGGGGGCCCGGGCTGCTGGCCCCGGGCAAGATGCCGATGCCGGAGCCCTGCGAGCTGGAGGAGCGCTTCGCCCTGGTGCTG AGCTCCATGAACCTGCCCCCGGACAAAGCCCGGCTCCTGCGGCAGTATGACAACGAGAAGAAGTGGGACCTCATCTGCGACCAG GAGCGGTTCCAGGTCAAGAGCCCCCCCCACGCCTACATCCAAAAGCTGCGCAGCTTCCTGGAGCCGGGCGTCACGAGGAAG AAGTTCAGGAGGAGGGTGCAGGAGTCCACCAAAGTCCTGCGTGAGCTGGAGATCAGCCTGAGGACAAACCACATCGG GTGGGTGCGCGAGTTCCTCAACGATGAGAATAAGGGGCTGGACGTGCTGGTGAACTACCTGTCTTTCGCCCAGTGTGCCGTCAT CTACGGGACGCTGCCGAGCCGCAGGGCGCTGAAGAACTCGCGCCTGGTGAGCCAGAAGGACGACGTCCACCTCTGCATCATGTGTCTCCGGGCTATCATGAACTACCAG TATGGCTTCAATCTGGTCATGTCCCATCCCCACGCTGTCAATGAGATTGCCCTGAGCCTCAATAACAAGAACCCGAG GATGAAGGcgctggtgctggagctgctggcagccgTCTGCTTGgtgaggggtggccatgagaTCATCCTGGCTGCCTTCGACAACTTCAAGGAG GTCTGCAAGGAGAAGCACCGCTTCGAGCGGCTGATGGACTACTTCCGCAACGAGGACAGCAGCATCGACTTCATG GTCGCCTGCATGCAGTTCATCAACATCGTGGTGCACTCGGTGGAGGACATGAACTTCCGTGTCCATCTGCAGTATGAGTTCACcaagctggggctggaggagttCCTGCAG AAGTCAAGGCACACAGAGAGCGAGAAGCTGCAGGTACAGATCCAAGCGTACCTGGACAACGTCTTTGACGTGGGGGGgctgctggaggatgctgagaCCAAGAACGTGGCGCTGGAGAaggtggaggagctggaggagcatcTCTCCCAT ctaacagagaagctgctggacCTGGAGAATGAGAACATGATGCGGGTGGcggagctggagaagcagctgctgcagcgggagaaggagctggaggtggtCAAG GAGACCTACGAGCACACGAGCCACCAAGTGCACACGCTGCGGCGCCTGATCCAGGAGAAGGACGAGGCGTTCCGGCGGCGCTACGGCTCCGAACCGCCCCCGGGGCCGGGCGCCGAGGCcccgccccagccccagcccgaGCCCCCGGGGGACACCCCGAGGGTCCCCGTCCTGCCCCCCGCGGAGCCTGCGCCCCCCCCGCCACCGCCCGCGCCCCCCCTGCCGCCCCCCGCACCCCCACTGCCGG GCAAGTGCCCCCCAGCGCCGCCACTGCCCGGGGCTTCGCCCTCCATCGCGCTCACCGTGGGGCTCTCGG ccatcCGCATCAAGAAGCCCATCAAAACCAAGTTCCGGCTGCCCGTCTTCAACTGGACGGCGCTGAAGCCCAACCAGATCAGCGGGACTGTGTTCAGTGAGCTGGATGATGAACGGGTGCTGGAG gACCTGGACCTGGAGCGCTTCGAGGAGCTGTTCAAGACCAAGGCGCAGGGGCCGGCGCTCGACCTGGTGTGTGCCAAGAGCAAAGGGGCGCAGAAGGCGGCGAGCAAAGTGACGCTGCTGGAGGCCAACCGCGCCAAGAACCTGGCCATCACCCTGCGCAAGGCCGGCCGCGGCGCCGAGGAGATCTGCAGGGCCATCCACAC GTTCGACCTGGCGACGCTGCCGGTGGACTTCGTGGAGTGCCTGATGCGGTTCCTGCCCACGGAGGCGGAGGCGAAGGCGCTGCGGCAGTACGAGCGCGAGCGGAAGCCGCTGGAGGAGCTGGCGGACGAGGACCGCTTCATGCTGCACTTCAGCAAGGTGGAGCGGCTGCCGCAGCGCATGGCCATCATGGCCTTCCTCGGCAACTTCACCGACAACCTCCAGATGCTCACACCG cagctcaaTGCCATCATCGCGGCCTCGGCCTCTGTCAAGTCCTCCCAGAAGCTGAAGCACATGTTGGAG ATCATCCTGGCGCTGGGCAACTACATGAACAGCAGCAAACGTGGCGCCGTCTACGGCTTCAAGCTGCAGAGCCTGGACCTg CTCCTGGACACCAAGTCGACAGACAGGAAGATGACGCTGCTGCACTTCATCGCGCTGACGGTGCGGGAGAAGTACCCAGAGCTGGCGACCTTCTGGCAGGAGCTGCACTTTGTGGAGAAGGCAGCTGCAG TGTCTCTGGAGAACGTGCTGCTGGACGTGAAGGAGCTGGGCCggggcatggagctgctgcggcGCGAGTGCGGGCTGCACGAGCACAGCGTCCTGCGCGGCTTCCTGGCCAGCAGCGAGGGCAAGCTGGAGCGGCTGCAGCGGGACGCGCGCACGGCCGAG GATGCCTACAACACCGTGGTGCGGTACTTCGGTGAGAGCCCCAAGACCACCCCCCCATCCGTCTTCTTCCCGGTCTTTGTCCGGTTCATCCGCTCCTATAAG GATGCGGAGCAGGAGAATGAGACGcggaagaagcaggaggaggtgatgcggGAGAAGCTGCTGGCGCAGGAGGCCAAGAAGCAGGAGAAG CGCAAcaagtggcagcagcaggagctgatcGCGGAGCTGCGGCGGCGCCAGGCCAAGGACCATCGCCCGGTCTACGAGGGCAAAGACGGCACCATCGAGGACATCATCACGG CGCTCAAGAGCGTCCCCTTCACCGCCCGCACGGCCAAGCGCGGGTCCCGCTTCTTCTGCGACCCGACGCACCACGACGAGTCCAACTGTTAG
- the FMNL3 gene encoding formin-like protein 3 isoform X1, producing MGNVESADGEALPRGPGTAAAASGGPGLLAPGKMPMPEPCELEERFALVLSSMNLPPDKARLLRQYDNEKKWDLICDQERFQVKSPPHAYIQKLRSFLEPGVTRKKFRRRVQESTKVLRELEISLRTNHIGWVREFLNDENKGLDVLVNYLSFAQCAVMLDFEGLEGEDGALEKLRAWSRSIEDLQPPSALPAPFASSIARSARQSALRYGTLPSRRALKNSRLVSQKDDVHLCIMCLRAIMNYQYGFNLVMSHPHAVNEIALSLNNKNPRMKALVLELLAAVCLVRGGHEIILAAFDNFKEVCKEKHRFERLMDYFRNEDSSIDFMVACMQFINIVVHSVEDMNFRVHLQYEFTKLGLEEFLQKSRHTESEKLQVQIQAYLDNVFDVGGLLEDAETKNVALEKVEELEEHLSHLTEKLLDLENENMMRVAELEKQLLQREKELEVVKETYEHTSHQVHTLRRLIQEKDEAFRRRYGSEPPPGPGAEAPPQPQPEPPGDTPRVPVLPPAEPAPPPPPPAPPLPPPAPPLPGKCPPAPPLPGASPSIALTVGLSAIRIKKPIKTKFRLPVFNWTALKPNQISGTVFSELDDERVLEDLDLERFEELFKTKAQGPALDLVCAKSKGAQKAASKVTLLEANRAKNLAITLRKAGRGAEEICRAIHTFDLATLPVDFVECLMRFLPTEAEAKALRQYERERKPLEELADEDRFMLHFSKVERLPQRMAIMAFLGNFTDNLQMLTPQLNAIIAASASVKSSQKLKHMLEIILALGNYMNSSKRGAVYGFKLQSLDLLLDTKSTDRKMTLLHFIALTVREKYPELATFWQELHFVEKAAAVSLENVLLDVKELGRGMELLRRECGLHEHSVLRGFLASSEGKLERLQRDARTAEDAYNTVVRYFGESPKTTPPSVFFPVFVRFIRSYKDAEQENETRKKQEEVMREKLLAQEAKKQEKRNKWQQQELIAELRRRQAKDHRPVYEGKDGTIEDIITALKSVPFTARTAKRGSRFFCDPTHHDESNC from the exons ATGGGGAACGTGGAGAGCGCGGACGGGGAGGCGCTGCCCCGGGGACCGGGAACGGCGGCGGCGGCCTCGGGGGGGCCCGGGCTGCTGGCCCCGGGCAAGATGCCGATGCCGGAGCCCTGCGAGCTGGAGGAGCGCTTCGCCCTGGTGCTG AGCTCCATGAACCTGCCCCCGGACAAAGCCCGGCTCCTGCGGCAGTATGACAACGAGAAGAAGTGGGACCTCATCTGCGACCAG GAGCGGTTCCAGGTCAAGAGCCCCCCCCACGCCTACATCCAAAAGCTGCGCAGCTTCCTGGAGCCGGGCGTCACGAGGAAG AAGTTCAGGAGGAGGGTGCAGGAGTCCACCAAAGTCCTGCGTGAGCTGGAGATCAGCCTGAGGACAAACCACATCGG GTGGGTGCGCGAGTTCCTCAACGATGAGAATAAGGGGCTGGACGTGCTGGTGAACTACCTGTCTTTCGCCCAGTGTGCCGTCAT GTTGGATTTTGAGGGGCTGGAAGGTGAGGACGGCGCGCTGGAGAAGCTGCGCGCCTGGAGCAGGTCCATCGAGGATCTGCAGCCCCCCAGCGCTCTGCCCGCGCCCTTCGCCAGCAGCATCGCCCGCTCCGCCCGCCAGAGCGCCCTACG CTACGGGACGCTGCCGAGCCGCAGGGCGCTGAAGAACTCGCGCCTGGTGAGCCAGAAGGACGACGTCCACCTCTGCATCATGTGTCTCCGGGCTATCATGAACTACCAG TATGGCTTCAATCTGGTCATGTCCCATCCCCACGCTGTCAATGAGATTGCCCTGAGCCTCAATAACAAGAACCCGAG GATGAAGGcgctggtgctggagctgctggcagccgTCTGCTTGgtgaggggtggccatgagaTCATCCTGGCTGCCTTCGACAACTTCAAGGAG GTCTGCAAGGAGAAGCACCGCTTCGAGCGGCTGATGGACTACTTCCGCAACGAGGACAGCAGCATCGACTTCATG GTCGCCTGCATGCAGTTCATCAACATCGTGGTGCACTCGGTGGAGGACATGAACTTCCGTGTCCATCTGCAGTATGAGTTCACcaagctggggctggaggagttCCTGCAG AAGTCAAGGCACACAGAGAGCGAGAAGCTGCAGGTACAGATCCAAGCGTACCTGGACAACGTCTTTGACGTGGGGGGgctgctggaggatgctgagaCCAAGAACGTGGCGCTGGAGAaggtggaggagctggaggagcatcTCTCCCAT ctaacagagaagctgctggacCTGGAGAATGAGAACATGATGCGGGTGGcggagctggagaagcagctgctgcagcgggagaaggagctggaggtggtCAAG GAGACCTACGAGCACACGAGCCACCAAGTGCACACGCTGCGGCGCCTGATCCAGGAGAAGGACGAGGCGTTCCGGCGGCGCTACGGCTCCGAACCGCCCCCGGGGCCGGGCGCCGAGGCcccgccccagccccagcccgaGCCCCCGGGGGACACCCCGAGGGTCCCCGTCCTGCCCCCCGCGGAGCCTGCGCCCCCCCCGCCACCGCCCGCGCCCCCCCTGCCGCCCCCCGCACCCCCACTGCCGG GCAAGTGCCCCCCAGCGCCGCCACTGCCCGGGGCTTCGCCCTCCATCGCGCTCACCGTGGGGCTCTCGG ccatcCGCATCAAGAAGCCCATCAAAACCAAGTTCCGGCTGCCCGTCTTCAACTGGACGGCGCTGAAGCCCAACCAGATCAGCGGGACTGTGTTCAGTGAGCTGGATGATGAACGGGTGCTGGAG gACCTGGACCTGGAGCGCTTCGAGGAGCTGTTCAAGACCAAGGCGCAGGGGCCGGCGCTCGACCTGGTGTGTGCCAAGAGCAAAGGGGCGCAGAAGGCGGCGAGCAAAGTGACGCTGCTGGAGGCCAACCGCGCCAAGAACCTGGCCATCACCCTGCGCAAGGCCGGCCGCGGCGCCGAGGAGATCTGCAGGGCCATCCACAC GTTCGACCTGGCGACGCTGCCGGTGGACTTCGTGGAGTGCCTGATGCGGTTCCTGCCCACGGAGGCGGAGGCGAAGGCGCTGCGGCAGTACGAGCGCGAGCGGAAGCCGCTGGAGGAGCTGGCGGACGAGGACCGCTTCATGCTGCACTTCAGCAAGGTGGAGCGGCTGCCGCAGCGCATGGCCATCATGGCCTTCCTCGGCAACTTCACCGACAACCTCCAGATGCTCACACCG cagctcaaTGCCATCATCGCGGCCTCGGCCTCTGTCAAGTCCTCCCAGAAGCTGAAGCACATGTTGGAG ATCATCCTGGCGCTGGGCAACTACATGAACAGCAGCAAACGTGGCGCCGTCTACGGCTTCAAGCTGCAGAGCCTGGACCTg CTCCTGGACACCAAGTCGACAGACAGGAAGATGACGCTGCTGCACTTCATCGCGCTGACGGTGCGGGAGAAGTACCCAGAGCTGGCGACCTTCTGGCAGGAGCTGCACTTTGTGGAGAAGGCAGCTGCAG TGTCTCTGGAGAACGTGCTGCTGGACGTGAAGGAGCTGGGCCggggcatggagctgctgcggcGCGAGTGCGGGCTGCACGAGCACAGCGTCCTGCGCGGCTTCCTGGCCAGCAGCGAGGGCAAGCTGGAGCGGCTGCAGCGGGACGCGCGCACGGCCGAG GATGCCTACAACACCGTGGTGCGGTACTTCGGTGAGAGCCCCAAGACCACCCCCCCATCCGTCTTCTTCCCGGTCTTTGTCCGGTTCATCCGCTCCTATAAG GATGCGGAGCAGGAGAATGAGACGcggaagaagcaggaggaggtgatgcggGAGAAGCTGCTGGCGCAGGAGGCCAAGAAGCAGGAGAAG CGCAAcaagtggcagcagcaggagctgatcGCGGAGCTGCGGCGGCGCCAGGCCAAGGACCATCGCCCGGTCTACGAGGGCAAAGACGGCACCATCGAGGACATCATCACGG CGCTCAAGAGCGTCCCCTTCACCGCCCGCACGGCCAAGCGCGGGTCCCGCTTCTTCTGCGACCCGACGCACCACGACGAGTCCAACTGTTAG
- the FMNL3 gene encoding formin-like protein 3 isoform X3 yields MGNVESADGEALPRGPGTAAAASGGPGLLAPGKMPMPEPCELEERFALVLSSMNLPPDKARLLRQYDNEKKWDLICDQERFQVKSPPHAYIQKLRSFLEPGVTRKKFRRRVQESTKVLRELEISLRTNHIGWVREFLNDENKGLDVLVNYLSFAQCAVMLDFEGLEGEDGALEKLRAWSRSIEDLQPPSALPAPFASSIARSARQSALRYGTLPSRRALKNSRLVSQKDDVHLCIMCLRAIMNYQYGFNLVMSHPHAVNEIALSLNNKNPRMKALVLELLAAVCLVRGGHEIILAAFDNFKEVCKEKHRFERLMDYFRNEDSSIDFMVACMQFINIVVHSVEDMNFRVHLQYEFTKLGLEEFLQKSRHTESEKLQVQIQAYLDNVFDVGGLLEDAETKNVALEKVEELEEHLSHLTEKLLDLENENMMRVAELEKQLLQREKELEVVKETYEHTSHQVHTLRRLIQEKDEAFRRRYGSEPPPGPGAEAPPQPQPEPPGDTPRVPVLPPAEPAPPPPPPAPPLPPPAPPLPGKCPPAPPLPGASPSIALTVGLSAIRIKKPIKTKFRLPVFNWTALKPNQISGTVFSELDDERVLEDLDLERFEELFKTKAQGPALDLVCAKSKGAQKAASKVTLLEANRAKNLAITLRKAGRGAEEICRAIHTFDLATLPVDFVECLMRFLPTEAEAKALRQYERERKPLEELADEDRFMLHFSKVERLPQRMAIMAFLGNFTDNLQMLTPQLNAIIAASASVKSSQKLKHMLEIILALGNYMNSSKRGAVYGFKLQSLDLLLDTKSTDRKMTLLHFIALTVREKYPELATFWQELHFVEKAAAVSLENVLLDVKELGRGMELLRRECGLHEHSVLRGFLASSEGKLERLQRDARTAEDAYNTVVRYFGESPKTTPPSVFFPVFVRFIRSYKDAEQENETRKKQEEVMREKLLAQEAKKQEKRNKWQQQELIAELRRRQAKDHRPVYEGKDGTIEDIITARRWIRL; encoded by the exons ATGGGGAACGTGGAGAGCGCGGACGGGGAGGCGCTGCCCCGGGGACCGGGAACGGCGGCGGCGGCCTCGGGGGGGCCCGGGCTGCTGGCCCCGGGCAAGATGCCGATGCCGGAGCCCTGCGAGCTGGAGGAGCGCTTCGCCCTGGTGCTG AGCTCCATGAACCTGCCCCCGGACAAAGCCCGGCTCCTGCGGCAGTATGACAACGAGAAGAAGTGGGACCTCATCTGCGACCAG GAGCGGTTCCAGGTCAAGAGCCCCCCCCACGCCTACATCCAAAAGCTGCGCAGCTTCCTGGAGCCGGGCGTCACGAGGAAG AAGTTCAGGAGGAGGGTGCAGGAGTCCACCAAAGTCCTGCGTGAGCTGGAGATCAGCCTGAGGACAAACCACATCGG GTGGGTGCGCGAGTTCCTCAACGATGAGAATAAGGGGCTGGACGTGCTGGTGAACTACCTGTCTTTCGCCCAGTGTGCCGTCAT GTTGGATTTTGAGGGGCTGGAAGGTGAGGACGGCGCGCTGGAGAAGCTGCGCGCCTGGAGCAGGTCCATCGAGGATCTGCAGCCCCCCAGCGCTCTGCCCGCGCCCTTCGCCAGCAGCATCGCCCGCTCCGCCCGCCAGAGCGCCCTACG CTACGGGACGCTGCCGAGCCGCAGGGCGCTGAAGAACTCGCGCCTGGTGAGCCAGAAGGACGACGTCCACCTCTGCATCATGTGTCTCCGGGCTATCATGAACTACCAG TATGGCTTCAATCTGGTCATGTCCCATCCCCACGCTGTCAATGAGATTGCCCTGAGCCTCAATAACAAGAACCCGAG GATGAAGGcgctggtgctggagctgctggcagccgTCTGCTTGgtgaggggtggccatgagaTCATCCTGGCTGCCTTCGACAACTTCAAGGAG GTCTGCAAGGAGAAGCACCGCTTCGAGCGGCTGATGGACTACTTCCGCAACGAGGACAGCAGCATCGACTTCATG GTCGCCTGCATGCAGTTCATCAACATCGTGGTGCACTCGGTGGAGGACATGAACTTCCGTGTCCATCTGCAGTATGAGTTCACcaagctggggctggaggagttCCTGCAG AAGTCAAGGCACACAGAGAGCGAGAAGCTGCAGGTACAGATCCAAGCGTACCTGGACAACGTCTTTGACGTGGGGGGgctgctggaggatgctgagaCCAAGAACGTGGCGCTGGAGAaggtggaggagctggaggagcatcTCTCCCAT ctaacagagaagctgctggacCTGGAGAATGAGAACATGATGCGGGTGGcggagctggagaagcagctgctgcagcgggagaaggagctggaggtggtCAAG GAGACCTACGAGCACACGAGCCACCAAGTGCACACGCTGCGGCGCCTGATCCAGGAGAAGGACGAGGCGTTCCGGCGGCGCTACGGCTCCGAACCGCCCCCGGGGCCGGGCGCCGAGGCcccgccccagccccagcccgaGCCCCCGGGGGACACCCCGAGGGTCCCCGTCCTGCCCCCCGCGGAGCCTGCGCCCCCCCCGCCACCGCCCGCGCCCCCCCTGCCGCCCCCCGCACCCCCACTGCCGG GCAAGTGCCCCCCAGCGCCGCCACTGCCCGGGGCTTCGCCCTCCATCGCGCTCACCGTGGGGCTCTCGG ccatcCGCATCAAGAAGCCCATCAAAACCAAGTTCCGGCTGCCCGTCTTCAACTGGACGGCGCTGAAGCCCAACCAGATCAGCGGGACTGTGTTCAGTGAGCTGGATGATGAACGGGTGCTGGAG gACCTGGACCTGGAGCGCTTCGAGGAGCTGTTCAAGACCAAGGCGCAGGGGCCGGCGCTCGACCTGGTGTGTGCCAAGAGCAAAGGGGCGCAGAAGGCGGCGAGCAAAGTGACGCTGCTGGAGGCCAACCGCGCCAAGAACCTGGCCATCACCCTGCGCAAGGCCGGCCGCGGCGCCGAGGAGATCTGCAGGGCCATCCACAC GTTCGACCTGGCGACGCTGCCGGTGGACTTCGTGGAGTGCCTGATGCGGTTCCTGCCCACGGAGGCGGAGGCGAAGGCGCTGCGGCAGTACGAGCGCGAGCGGAAGCCGCTGGAGGAGCTGGCGGACGAGGACCGCTTCATGCTGCACTTCAGCAAGGTGGAGCGGCTGCCGCAGCGCATGGCCATCATGGCCTTCCTCGGCAACTTCACCGACAACCTCCAGATGCTCACACCG cagctcaaTGCCATCATCGCGGCCTCGGCCTCTGTCAAGTCCTCCCAGAAGCTGAAGCACATGTTGGAG ATCATCCTGGCGCTGGGCAACTACATGAACAGCAGCAAACGTGGCGCCGTCTACGGCTTCAAGCTGCAGAGCCTGGACCTg CTCCTGGACACCAAGTCGACAGACAGGAAGATGACGCTGCTGCACTTCATCGCGCTGACGGTGCGGGAGAAGTACCCAGAGCTGGCGACCTTCTGGCAGGAGCTGCACTTTGTGGAGAAGGCAGCTGCAG TGTCTCTGGAGAACGTGCTGCTGGACGTGAAGGAGCTGGGCCggggcatggagctgctgcggcGCGAGTGCGGGCTGCACGAGCACAGCGTCCTGCGCGGCTTCCTGGCCAGCAGCGAGGGCAAGCTGGAGCGGCTGCAGCGGGACGCGCGCACGGCCGAG GATGCCTACAACACCGTGGTGCGGTACTTCGGTGAGAGCCCCAAGACCACCCCCCCATCCGTCTTCTTCCCGGTCTTTGTCCGGTTCATCCGCTCCTATAAG GATGCGGAGCAGGAGAATGAGACGcggaagaagcaggaggaggtgatgcggGAGAAGCTGCTGGCGCAGGAGGCCAAGAAGCAGGAGAAG CGCAAcaagtggcagcagcaggagctgatcGCGGAGCTGCGGCGGCGCCAGGCCAAGGACCATCGCCCGGTCTACGAGGGCAAAGACGGCACCATCGAGGACATCATCACGG CCCGCAGGTGGATCCGGCTGTAG